The DNA sequence TCGCTGCCCCGATTAAATGCAAGAAACTTTGATCCACATCTACACCGAAACCTCCTGGGCCTGCATAGTTTAACAGCCAAATGACAACAGAACCGCCGAAGATAAATGTACCTGCTTTTTTCACAAAGCCTTTTGCTTTTTCCCAAGTACTTCTCCATAATGTTTTCGCAGAAGGCAGACGATACGGCGGCAATTCAATCACAAAGACTGAGTTTTCTTTTTTCAAAATTGTTTTCGTCATCACAAAGCTGACGATTAAAGCAACGACAATACCGATGACATAAAGGCTTAAGACAATCAATGCTTGGTGAGTCTTAAAGAATACACCGACAAATAGGGCATATACCGGAAGACGTGCCGAACATGACATAAATGGAGTAATTAATATCGTTGTCAGGCGTTCTTTCTCTTGTTCAATCGAACGTGTTGCCATAACACCCGGCACATTACAGCCGAAGCCGATAATCATAGGGATGAACGATTTGCCGTTCAAACCTAAACCTTCCATAATTTTATCCATGATTAATGCAATACGTGCCATGTAGCCTGAATCTTCTAATACAGAGATGAAGAAGAATAATATTAAGATTTGCGGTACAAAGACGAGTACTGCACCTACACCGGCGATAATACCATCTGTAATTAAGGCATGAAGGAACGGATAAAGTCCTAAAGCATTCATACCTTGATTGATCCAATCGGTAAACGTACCACCGATAAATGCGTCGAGCTGATCGGATAACGGCGTGCCTATCCATGAGAATGTCGCTTGGAAAATCAGCCACATAATTACAAGGAAAATCGGGATGCCGACATATTTATTCGTTAAAATTTTATCGATTCGATCAGTAAGGTATTGTTTCTTTTTATCTGGATGTGAAATAACATCTTCAATGAGGGTATCGATAAATTCGGTTCTTGAACGGCGCATGCTGTCTACAATAGAAAAGTCTAATTGTTGTGCAAGCTGCGTTCTGATTGCTTTTAAAGCGTCGATGTTGTGAGCGCCGATAAATTGTTCAATCGCAGGATTGCCGAGCAGATATTGTACTGCGATGAAACGATGGCGTTTTTCTGGGAGGTCTAGATGTTGTTTTAAATAGTGCTGAATTTCAGCAAGTGCATGTTCTACGTGATGTTCATAAGGAATTTTCAGAGGCTGTGA is a window from the Staphylococcus sp. IVB6181 genome containing:
- the feoB gene encoding ferrous iron transport protein B; translated protein: MSNTYCIVGNPNVGKTTLFNALTGSYEYVGNWSGVTVEKKVGLLTDKQGDLVDLPGIYDLLPISKDETVVTDYLLHDDFSKIINIVDAVQLKRNLLLTTQLMEFGAPLLLCLNMGDVAEKRGIMIDRNLLMRRLKLPILPIVAISGQGIESILELLKEDTLSTSQPLKIPYEHHVEHALAEIQHYLKQHLDLPEKRHRFIAVQYLLGNPAIEQFIGAHNIDALKAIRTQLAQQLDFSIVDSMRRSRTEFIDTLIEDVISHPDKKKQYLTDRIDKILTNKYVGIPIFLVIMWLIFQATFSWIGTPLSDQLDAFIGGTFTDWINQGMNALGLYPFLHALITDGIIAGVGAVLVFVPQILILFFFISVLEDSGYMARIALIMDKIMEGLGLNGKSFIPMIIGFGCNVPGVMATRSIEQEKERLTTILITPFMSCSARLPVYALFVGVFFKTHQALIVLSLYVIGIVVALIVSFVMTKTILKKENSVFVIELPPYRLPSAKTLWRSTWEKAKGFVKKAGTFIFGGSVVIWLLNYAGPGGFGVDVDQSFLHLIGAAIAPLLIPLGFSSWQTSATLIPGFLAKEVVVSAMAIIYAVDSQGLTNMIASHFTPASAYAFMLFILLYIPCLSTVAAIRKETVSWKWTAIATLYPIAIAYILAFVFYQASQLFS